The following are encoded together in the Longimicrobium terrae genome:
- a CDS encoding caspase family protein gives MRWTHFIAGALLLSALLIGDQAGAQRATLRAHAVVIGVSGYPNVRPGLQFPDDDAEAFAGFLRTPQGGGFDVTLLTNEEATRGAIYRALNGIAPNVGDRDIVYVFFAGHSVVGSDGVAYLMPYDGDEKLPVVNGITAAGFLRQVAELYGRASRVVVFVDACNSGAVMDPEGVAARGGEDINQALTTVWTRESALMNANEQRLVMGFFSAQARQLSYEHPLLGHGLFTHYLLRGLGGEADGFSPNSPEKDGIVRAYELRDFLQSNVSRHSRVLFNQVQDPVASPIFDRDFAMSTSSPGGRHRWVVPTSPVSRNQVSAQPAARRAPVDGEFVLRTGETTPVGDLQTFFGVWHAGGRHLSARLNGEEGSLEPGESFEFTHSGGACRVRFLSTADPDPDVEEDELHRFSLVCRPRGATRWPPPSRRQNSSWEPDFWLRVAQTTSLTDGRTFFGVLNWGVGINVWRTSIDVSLNGERHKLWAGDRLEVPGGAGKCFISYVRTEDPDIRIEGDEHHGFTVLCDGGEIRMAGQGPLAKPDLQLRTGQTVRIGDGQHFFGVRHWGWGINIDQTSILVALDDREHRLRAGARLQLTHSRGQCFISYMGTEDPNPERQGDERHGFAVACDP, from the coding sequence ATGCGTTGGACCCATTTTATCGCCGGTGCCCTGCTACTGAGCGCTCTTTTGATAGGCGACCAAGCCGGCGCGCAACGGGCTACCCTGCGCGCGCACGCCGTTGTCATTGGAGTCAGCGGGTATCCCAATGTACGGCCTGGGCTGCAGTTTCCGGACGACGACGCCGAGGCGTTTGCGGGGTTTCTCCGTACGCCGCAAGGCGGGGGCTTCGATGTGACTCTCCTGACCAACGAGGAGGCCACGAGGGGAGCTATCTATCGTGCGCTAAATGGTATTGCGCCTAATGTGGGCGATCGCGACATCGTCTACGTGTTTTTTGCCGGACACAGTGTAGTGGGATCCGACGGAGTGGCTTACCTGATGCCGTATGACGGCGACGAGAAGCTGCCGGTGGTGAACGGGATTACCGCCGCAGGCTTTCTCCGCCAAGTCGCGGAGCTCTATGGGCGAGCCAGCCGTGTCGTTGTTTTTGTAGATGCGTGCAATTCCGGGGCAGTTATGGACCCTGAGGGGGTAGCTGCTCGCGGGGGCGAGGATATCAACCAAGCGCTAACCACCGTGTGGACGCGGGAATCTGCGCTGATGAACGCGAACGAACAGCGTCTCGTAATGGGATTCTTTTCAGCACAGGCCCGGCAACTCTCCTACGAGCACCCATTGCTTGGCCATGGCCTCTTCACGCATTACCTGCTCCGGGGGCTCGGCGGCGAGGCTGATGGGTTCTCGCCCAACAGCCCCGAAAAGGATGGGATTGTTCGTGCCTACGAGTTGCGAGATTTTCTACAAAGCAACGTGAGCCGGCATTCACGTGTTCTCTTCAACCAGGTTCAGGATCCGGTCGCCTCCCCGATCTTCGATCGCGACTTTGCAATGTCGACCAGTTCGCCGGGTGGTCGCCATCGCTGGGTGGTGCCGACATCTCCCGTTTCGCGCAATCAAGTGAGCGCCCAGCCAGCAGCACGACGGGCACCCGTAGACGGTGAGTTTGTGCTGCGGACGGGTGAGACTACCCCCGTGGGAGACCTCCAGACCTTTTTCGGTGTCTGGCACGCCGGTGGAAGGCACCTCTCCGCGCGGCTTAACGGAGAGGAGGGATCACTGGAGCCGGGCGAGTCTTTCGAGTTCACTCATTCTGGAGGAGCGTGCCGCGTCCGGTTCCTGAGCACCGCTGATCCAGATCCCGACGTGGAGGAAGACGAGCTACACCGATTCTCGCTGGTGTGTCGACCACGCGGTGCTACACGTTGGCCTCCCCCTTCTCGGCGCCAGAATTCTTCTTGGGAGCCGGACTTCTGGCTGCGTGTGGCACAGACGACAAGTCTGACCGATGGACGCACTTTCTTTGGTGTTCTCAACTGGGGAGTAGGTATCAACGTCTGGCGAACTTCCATTGATGTTTCGCTCAACGGCGAGCGACACAAGCTCTGGGCGGGGGATCGCCTCGAGGTGCCTGGTGGCGCTGGAAAGTGTTTCATCAGCTACGTGCGAACAGAAGACCCCGATATTCGAATCGAAGGTGATGAGCACCACGGGTTCACTGTTCTCTGCGATGGGGGTGAGATCCGCATGGCGGGGCAAGGTCCTCTAGCAAAGCCAGACCTACAGCTGCGCACTGGGCAGACTGTCAGGATAGGTGACGGACAGCACTTTTTCGGAGTTCGGCATTGGGGATGGGGGATAAACATTGATCAAACGTCCATCCTGGTTGCCCTCGATGATCGTGAGCATCGTCTACGGGCGGGTGCACGGCTGCAACTCACTCATTCCCGAGGGCAGTGTTTCATCAGCTATATGGGCACCGAGGATCCCAATCCCGAGCGTCAGGGTGATGAACGCCACGGCTTTGCCGTGGCATGCGATCCCTAG
- a CDS encoding type IV pilus twitching motility protein PilT, whose translation MTNALHILLGAAAERGASDLHLSPGEMPWLRIQGEMTPLPLETGPLAGDEIERMLHAVMAPEDLGRWNGAERRSVNFAYAAPEIGRFRVSLASSLAGSAAVIRRIPPEVPSTEALGLPAAATDLADAPAGLVFVTGASGAGKSTTLAALVDRINQTRNGHILTIEDPVEYVHTAKRCRITQREVGIHTASFTNALEDALRQDPDVIVVGEVRTAEQLQLILQAAETGHLVMGSLHTITAVNAISRMVGMVETARQGQVRAQIAESLRGIITQRLVPAVDGQRVAALEILVNSAAVAANIEAGNTVEIRSAIESGRAGMRTLEQSLAGLVISDQLSYATAREHANDPKALDRHLWANTREPI comes from the coding sequence ATGACGAACGCGCTTCACATTCTGCTGGGCGCCGCTGCCGAGCGCGGCGCCAGCGACCTTCATCTCTCGCCCGGAGAGATGCCCTGGCTGCGGATCCAGGGAGAGATGACCCCTCTGCCGCTGGAGACCGGACCGCTCGCTGGCGACGAGATCGAACGGATGCTGCACGCCGTGATGGCGCCCGAGGACCTGGGCCGGTGGAACGGCGCCGAAAGGAGGAGTGTGAACTTCGCCTACGCCGCGCCGGAGATCGGCCGCTTCCGCGTCAGCCTCGCCTCTTCTCTCGCCGGCAGCGCCGCCGTGATCCGCCGAATTCCGCCCGAGGTCCCCAGCACGGAAGCGCTGGGGCTGCCCGCGGCCGCGACCGATCTCGCGGATGCGCCCGCGGGCCTGGTCTTCGTGACCGGCGCGTCCGGCGCGGGAAAGAGCACAACGCTGGCGGCCCTCGTTGACCGGATCAACCAGACCCGAAACGGGCACATCCTCACGATCGAGGATCCCGTCGAATACGTGCACACCGCGAAGCGCTGCCGCATCACGCAGCGCGAGGTCGGCATTCACACGGCATCCTTCACCAACGCGCTGGAAGACGCGCTTCGTCAGGATCCCGACGTCATCGTTGTGGGTGAGGTGCGCACCGCCGAGCAGCTGCAGCTGATCCTGCAGGCCGCGGAGACGGGACACCTCGTGATGGGCTCGCTGCACACCATTACCGCGGTGAACGCGATTTCCCGGATGGTGGGGATGGTGGAGACGGCCCGGCAGGGCCAGGTGAGGGCGCAGATCGCGGAGTCGCTTCGAGGCATCATCACGCAGCGCCTCGTACCCGCGGTGGACGGGCAGCGGGTCGCCGCGCTGGAGATTCTGGTCAACTCCGCGGCGGTCGCGGCCAACATCGAGGCGGGGAACACGGTCGAGATCCGCTCCGCGATCGAATCGGGGCGGGCGGGGATGCGCACCTTGGAGCAGTCACTTGCCGGGCTCGTGATCTCAGACCAGCTGAGCTACGCAACTGCGAGAGAGCATGCGAACGATCCGAAAGCGCTGGACCGGCACCTATGGGCAAATACACGCGAGCCGATCTAA
- a CDS encoding M23 family metallopeptidase encodes MLASIPTGIPVQGRLTSSYTSRRVHPILRRVRPHWGVDIAAPLGTPVVAGGDGRVLGVATNPSYGLVADVSHRGGEYITRYAHLSAVMVRKGEAVKRGQPIGRVGSTGLSTGPHLHYEIFVHGRRRDPALLFEPDAALGLLPPGGARPSR; translated from the coding sequence ATGCTCGCCTCTATTCCGACGGGCATCCCGGTCCAGGGCCGCCTCACCAGCAGCTACACCTCGCGGCGGGTCCACCCCATCCTCCGGCGTGTCCGTCCTCACTGGGGCGTCGACATCGCGGCCCCCCTCGGAACTCCGGTCGTGGCGGGGGGGGACGGGCGGGTACTTGGCGTCGCCACGAACCCGAGCTACGGGCTGGTGGCGGACGTGTCGCACCGGGGCGGCGAGTACATCACGCGGTACGCCCATCTTTCCGCCGTGATGGTGCGGAAAGGCGAGGCGGTGAAGCGCGGCCAGCCCATCGGGCGGGTCGGGTCGACCGGCCTCTCGACGGGGCCGCATCTCCACTACGAAATCTTCGTCCACGGCAGACGGCGCGATCCAGCGCTGCTGTTCGAGCCGGACGCCGCGCTGGGCCTCCTGCCCCCGGGTGGCGCGCGCCCGTCGCGGTAG